The following coding sequences lie in one Gemmatimonadota bacterium genomic window:
- a CDS encoding nuclear transport factor 2 family protein, producing the protein MRQSRGWGWMAIAVWALVAAPVSAQDAEASVRTVVEEFVAAWKAGDSQRLAGLMAPAGTVVWVSDTASGTTVESMTFEELLRNRRPQERYELEDMHNLHIVDDQLATVDVEIRIATGTYHDHYVLYRVGQEWLIANKAFVLRRH; encoded by the coding sequence ATGAGACAATCACGTGGCTGGGGATGGATGGCGATCGCGGTCTGGGCGCTGGTCGCCGCTCCGGTCAGCGCCCAGGACGCCGAGGCGAGCGTGCGTACCGTGGTCGAGGAGTTCGTCGCCGCCTGGAAGGCGGGTGATTCACAACGGCTGGCTGGCCTCATGGCGCCCGCGGGGACCGTCGTGTGGGTGTCGGACACGGCATCGGGCACAACGGTGGAATCCATGACCTTCGAGGAGCTCCTGCGCAATCGTCGTCCCCAGGAGCGCTACGAGCTCGAGGACATGCACAACCTCCACATCGTAGACGATCAGCTCGCGACGGTGGATGTGGAGATCCGCATCGCCACCGGGACCTACCACGACCACTACGTGCTCTACCGTGTCGGGCAGGAGTGGCTCATCGCGAACAAGGCGTTCGTCCTCAGGCGCCACTGA
- a CDS encoding benzoate-CoA ligase family protein, with amino-acid sequence MEPHSIAVDRTSATATITFADPFNVAVPFIDRHVQEGRGAKAAIVGDFGEVTYAELAERVDQAGTALQSLGGSPGARVLLLLQDGPEFFYLFWGAIKAGFIPVPLNTLLRAADYRFIIEDSQCSCVLYSERFRDELLAALPEVDTPPPVMLPYEGDTGFAAAMARATPALEAAPAHAESPCFWLYSSGSTGRPKGVVHAHKDIPVTCVHYATGVLGLGAADICYSVAKLFFAYGLGNAMTFPLWVGATAVLSSDRPTPALSADLIERYRPTCFFGVPTLYAAQLRDLGPERDLSSVRTYVSAGEALPADILRRWKERTGCVILDGIGSTEILHIFISNTPSDYRPGSSGRVVPGYDAKVLDADGTEAAPGTPGALWIRGASVTPGYWNDPERTQRCIRDGWIDTGDTYVRDADGWFMYCGRNDDMLKVGGIWCSPFEIEAALVEHPDVLEAAVVGREDQDGLVKPEAFVVTMSAEIPLERLAGELRERCKSTLAPYKYPRWINFVPDLPKTATGKIQRFRLRP; translated from the coding sequence ATGGAGCCCCATTCCATCGCGGTGGATCGCACCAGCGCCACTGCAACGATCACGTTTGCGGACCCCTTCAACGTGGCCGTGCCCTTCATCGACCGACACGTTCAGGAGGGCCGCGGAGCCAAGGCCGCCATCGTGGGGGACTTCGGTGAAGTGACCTATGCCGAGCTGGCTGAGCGGGTCGATCAAGCCGGCACAGCGCTACAGTCCCTTGGGGGATCGCCCGGCGCCCGCGTCCTCCTGTTGCTCCAGGATGGCCCCGAGTTCTTCTACCTCTTCTGGGGCGCGATCAAGGCAGGCTTCATCCCGGTTCCACTGAACACGCTGCTGCGCGCCGCAGACTATCGCTTCATCATCGAGGATTCGCAGTGCTCGTGCGTCCTCTACTCGGAGCGCTTCCGGGACGAGCTGCTGGCCGCGCTGCCGGAAGTCGACACCCCGCCACCGGTGATGCTCCCCTACGAAGGCGATACCGGCTTCGCGGCGGCGATGGCCCGTGCCACGCCTGCCCTGGAGGCCGCACCCGCACACGCTGAAAGCCCCTGCTTCTGGCTCTACTCGTCGGGCTCCACCGGTCGGCCCAAGGGAGTGGTGCATGCGCACAAGGACATCCCCGTCACCTGCGTCCACTATGCCACTGGCGTCCTGGGGCTCGGGGCAGCGGACATCTGCTATTCGGTGGCGAAGCTGTTTTTCGCGTATGGCCTCGGCAACGCCATGACGTTCCCGCTCTGGGTGGGTGCCACCGCGGTGCTGTCTTCCGACCGACCCACACCGGCGCTCAGCGCCGACCTCATCGAGCGCTACCGCCCCACCTGCTTCTTCGGTGTCCCCACACTGTACGCCGCTCAGTTGCGCGACCTGGGTCCCGAGCGCGACCTGTCCTCCGTCCGGACCTATGTCTCCGCCGGCGAGGCGTTGCCTGCCGACATCCTGCGGCGCTGGAAGGAGCGGACCGGCTGCGTGATCCTCGATGGGATCGGATCGACTGAAATCCTCCACATCTTCATCTCCAACACGCCGAGTGACTATCGCCCCGGCAGTAGCGGTCGGGTGGTTCCGGGCTACGATGCCAAGGTCCTCGACGCAGACGGAACCGAAGCCGCGCCGGGCACGCCGGGCGCTCTCTGGATTCGTGGTGCATCGGTGACGCCCGGTTATTGGAACGATCCCGAGCGAACCCAGCGATGCATCCGCGACGGATGGATCGACACCGGCGATACCTACGTCCGCGACGCCGATGGCTGGTTCATGTACTGTGGCCGCAACGACGACATGTTGAAGGTCGGCGGCATCTGGTGCTCTCCCTTCGAGATCGAGGCCGCGCTCGTCGAGCATCCCGATGTGCTGGAAGCCGCGGTGGTGGGGCGGGAAGATCAGGACGGCCTGGTCAAGCCGGAGGCGTTCGTTGTGACCATGAGCGCCGAGATCCCGCTCGAGCGACTGGCGGGAGAACTGCGTGAGCGCTGCAAGTCCACCCTCGCGCCCTACAAGTACCCGCGTTGGATCAACTTCGTCCCTGACCTCCCCAAGACCGCCACGGGCAAGATCCAGCGGTTCCGCCTCCGTCCCTGA
- a CDS encoding S9 family peptidase produces MRRAPAALALYWSLLPLGPAALRPASLHAQQVLQPLDVFEFEYVQDPQISPDGAQIVYVRQFSDIMTDRNYTNLWIVGADGRGNRPLTTGDVGDASPRWSPDGSRIAFISDREGSAQIWVRFMDSGQMVRVTNLQHGPEGIAWSPDGRQISFTSLVPRESTHVAQLPAPPEGATWAAPATTNDDLIYRFNGPGYLTPGYVQLFVVPAEGGTPRQISSGDFQHGGVFRSSAAMWTPDGQYLLMSANRRPDWRDEQVDTDVFEFRVSDGAVRALTNRYGPDVAPAISPDGRRIAYLGFDDEHQGYQVTQLYVMNRDGSDARLLSGSLDRSVSDPQWAPDGRGVYVQYDDQGNTKVGLFTLDGQLRPVAANLGGGGSAYSGASYDIGPTGAVAFTYSRPDLPGDIAYVANAGREATLLTAVNADVLAARTLGAVEEIWYESSHDGRRIQGWIVKPPEFDAQRTYPLILEIHGGPFANYGDRFDFEKQMMAARGYVVLYTNPRGSTSYGGEFGNLIHHAYPGDDFFDLNSGVDAVIARGYVDPNQVFVTGGSGGGVLTSWMIGRTDRFRSAVTVYPVINWYSFVLTADIGSRVMNYWFPGAPWDYPEHYESRSLLSVVKNVKTPTMVMTGEEDYRTPMSESEQYFQALQILGVESVLVRVPGEPHGIRRRPSHWMAKMENILGWFGRSRRATT; encoded by the coding sequence ATGCGACGCGCACCCGCCGCCCTCGCCCTCTATTGGTCACTGCTCCCTCTGGGCCCCGCCGCCCTGCGCCCCGCCTCGCTGCATGCGCAGCAGGTGCTCCAGCCCCTGGACGTGTTCGAGTTCGAGTACGTACAGGATCCGCAGATCTCGCCGGACGGCGCTCAGATCGTCTACGTCCGACAGTTCTCGGACATCATGACGGACCGCAACTACACGAACCTCTGGATCGTGGGCGCTGACGGACGGGGCAATCGGCCTCTCACCACGGGCGACGTAGGCGATGCCTCACCGCGCTGGTCACCGGACGGCTCCAGGATCGCGTTCATCTCCGACCGGGAGGGCTCGGCCCAGATCTGGGTGCGGTTCATGGACTCCGGGCAGATGGTGCGCGTGACCAACCTGCAGCACGGCCCCGAGGGCATCGCCTGGTCTCCGGACGGCAGGCAGATCTCCTTCACGTCGCTGGTGCCGCGGGAGTCGACACACGTGGCTCAGCTTCCCGCGCCCCCCGAAGGCGCCACCTGGGCCGCGCCCGCCACCACCAACGACGATCTGATCTACCGGTTCAACGGCCCCGGATACCTCACGCCCGGGTACGTGCAACTGTTCGTGGTGCCAGCCGAAGGCGGCACACCGCGCCAGATCTCGAGCGGCGACTTCCAGCACGGAGGCGTGTTCCGCTCCAGCGCCGCCATGTGGACCCCGGATGGCCAGTACCTCTTGATGTCGGCGAACCGCCGCCCCGACTGGCGGGACGAACAGGTCGACACGGACGTCTTCGAGTTCCGGGTGTCGGACGGCGCGGTCCGCGCGCTGACAAACCGGTACGGGCCGGACGTCGCCCCGGCCATCTCCCCGGACGGGCGCCGCATCGCCTACCTCGGCTTCGACGACGAACACCAGGGCTATCAGGTCACGCAGCTCTACGTGATGAACCGCGACGGCAGCGACGCCCGGCTGCTCTCGGGCTCGCTCGACCGCAGCGTCTCCGATCCGCAGTGGGCGCCCGACGGCCGGGGCGTCTACGTGCAGTACGACGACCAGGGCAACACCAAGGTCGGCTTGTTCACCCTGGATGGGCAGCTGCGACCGGTCGCGGCCAACCTGGGCGGGGGCGGCAGCGCCTACTCGGGGGCGAGCTACGACATCGGCCCCACCGGCGCGGTGGCGTTCACCTACAGCCGTCCGGACCTCCCTGGCGACATCGCCTACGTGGCCAATGCCGGCCGTGAGGCCACGCTCCTCACGGCGGTGAACGCCGATGTGTTGGCCGCACGCACGCTCGGCGCGGTCGAAGAGATCTGGTACGAATCCTCGCACGACGGCCGCCGGATCCAGGGCTGGATCGTCAAGCCTCCGGAGTTCGACGCGCAGCGCACATATCCGCTCATCCTCGAGATCCACGGGGGCCCCTTCGCCAACTACGGGGATCGCTTCGATTTCGAGAAGCAGATGATGGCGGCGCGCGGCTACGTGGTGCTGTACACGAATCCACGCGGGTCGACCAGCTACGGCGGCGAGTTCGGCAACCTGATCCACCACGCCTACCCCGGAGACGACTTCTTCGACCTGAACTCCGGTGTCGACGCGGTGATCGCGAGGGGATACGTCGATCCCAACCAGGTGTTCGTCACTGGGGGAAGCGGTGGCGGCGTGCTCACCTCCTGGATGATCGGACGGACCGACCGATTCCGCTCGGCGGTCACGGTCTATCCGGTCATCAACTGGTACAGCTTCGTGCTGACGGCGGACATCGGCTCCCGGGTCATGAACTACTGGTTCCCCGGTGCGCCCTGGGACTACCCTGAACACTATGAGAGCCGCAGTCTGCTTTCGGTGGTCAAGAACGTGAAGACGCCCACCATGGTGATGACCGGCGAAGAAGACTACCGCACCCCGATGTCCGAGTCCGAGCAATATTTCCAGGCGCTGCAGATTCTGGGCGTCGAGTCCGTGCTGGTCCGGGTGCCCGGCGAGCCCCACGGCATCCGGCGCCGTCCCAGTCACTGGATGGCCAAGATGGAGAACATCCTGGGCTGGTTCGGCCGGTCGCGACGGGCAACCACGTAG
- a CDS encoding sodium:solute symporter family protein has translation MQPWVVATSLIFVYLLFSIILGIMANRRMTVDLEDFLLYGRKAGFVVLYLTVCATYHSAFAFLGSGGFFYTHGIGFWEAGTWTVLVGAITYVLGTRIWALGKRFGYVTPADMLADFYESEAVRVVVAIVSVLFTILYIQVQAQGLGYIIQVASGDRISFELGTFILLVVAAGYLMAGGLRAVYWTDVLQGIWMYAAVWIGAMVLAYELFGGPLELWRRVAAERPDLLSLPGPRGFFSPGMWFGMTISLSFGIVFQPHIFIRYYTAASARTIKFLGATTPIYLMTLYIPTALVGLGGALVLPNLEIADRVFPELLFQFAPAWLTGLILAGATAAAMSTLDSILHSNMTVLTRDVYQRYVAPDRSPGHYIWVGRAIVLALLVIGYLLSVKTFAFLVTLVTLSGSGALQLMPAILGVTLPGRRPFTRAGVLSGIGVGLGVLYWTLVVHPHPLGMHAAIWSLLANFITTWSVSRITPPPSAETQERIHGEIERFVYGGAEEPA, from the coding sequence ATGCAGCCCTGGGTGGTCGCGACCTCGCTGATCTTCGTCTATCTGCTGTTCAGCATCATTCTCGGCATCATGGCCAACCGTCGCATGACGGTCGACCTGGAGGACTTCCTGCTGTACGGTCGCAAGGCCGGGTTCGTGGTGCTGTACCTCACCGTGTGCGCCACCTACCACTCCGCCTTCGCGTTCCTGGGCTCGGGCGGCTTCTTCTACACGCACGGCATCGGGTTCTGGGAAGCCGGCACCTGGACCGTGCTGGTCGGCGCCATCACCTATGTGCTCGGTACACGCATCTGGGCGCTGGGGAAGAGGTTCGGCTACGTGACCCCGGCGGACATGCTGGCCGACTTCTACGAGAGCGAAGCCGTACGCGTGGTCGTCGCCATCGTGAGCGTCCTGTTCACCATCCTCTACATCCAGGTGCAGGCACAGGGGCTCGGCTACATCATCCAGGTCGCGTCCGGCGACCGCATCAGCTTCGAGCTGGGCACCTTCATCCTGCTCGTGGTGGCGGCCGGCTACCTGATGGCCGGTGGGCTGCGGGCCGTCTACTGGACGGATGTGTTGCAGGGCATCTGGATGTATGCCGCCGTGTGGATCGGCGCGATGGTGCTGGCCTACGAGCTGTTCGGTGGGCCGCTGGAGCTGTGGCGCCGCGTGGCGGCCGAGCGGCCCGACCTGCTCTCGCTTCCGGGACCGCGCGGCTTCTTCTCGCCGGGCATGTGGTTCGGCATGACCATCTCGCTTTCGTTCGGGATCGTCTTCCAGCCGCACATCTTCATCCGCTACTACACGGCCGCCTCGGCGCGCACGATCAAGTTCCTGGGTGCCACCACGCCCATCTATCTGATGACGCTGTACATCCCCACCGCGCTGGTGGGGCTGGGCGGGGCCCTGGTGCTTCCGAACCTCGAGATCGCCGATCGGGTCTTTCCGGAGCTGCTCTTCCAGTTCGCGCCCGCCTGGCTCACCGGCTTGATCCTGGCCGGGGCCACCGCCGCCGCCATGTCGACGCTGGATTCGATCCTGCATTCGAACATGACCGTGCTGACCCGCGACGTATACCAGCGCTACGTCGCACCGGATCGCAGTCCGGGCCACTACATCTGGGTGGGGCGCGCCATCGTGCTGGCCTTGCTCGTGATCGGCTACCTACTGTCGGTCAAGACGTTCGCCTTCCTCGTCACCCTGGTGACCCTCTCGGGGTCGGGGGCACTGCAGCTCATGCCGGCCATATTGGGAGTCACGCTCCCCGGCCGGCGGCCCTTCACGCGCGCGGGAGTGCTCAGCGGCATCGGGGTGGGTCTGGGCGTGCTCTATTGGACGCTGGTGGTACACCCCCATCCTCTCGGGATGCACGCCGCGATCTGGTCACTGCTCGCCAACTTCATCACCACCTGGAGCGTGTCGCGCATCACGCCCCCGCCTTCGGCGGAGACGCAGGAGCGCATCCACGGTGAGATCGAGCGCTTCGTCTACGGAGGCGCGGAGGAACCCGCTTGA
- a CDS encoding GNAT family protein, translating to MIQPAPVLLEGHGVRLEPLEAGHAADLAEAARDGALWELWYTSVPKPSEAEAYIARALEGMSAGHMLPWAVREMSSGRIVGSTRYHDIVATIDRVEIGYTWYAAGWQRSHVNTACKFLLLQHAFDDLGCAVVGFRTDNFNFTSQRAIAALGAKQDGVLRHHQARADGTVRDSVMYSVLAAEWPDVRRHLLGRMARHAGP from the coding sequence ATGATCCAGCCTGCACCCGTGCTGCTCGAAGGACACGGCGTTCGCCTCGAACCCCTGGAGGCGGGGCATGCTGCCGATCTCGCCGAGGCGGCACGCGATGGAGCGCTGTGGGAGCTGTGGTACACCTCCGTCCCCAAGCCCAGTGAGGCTGAGGCCTACATCGCTCGCGCGTTGGAGGGAATGAGTGCGGGGCACATGCTGCCCTGGGCGGTACGGGAGATGTCCAGCGGCCGCATCGTGGGCAGCACGCGCTACCATGACATCGTCGCCACCATCGACCGCGTGGAGATCGGCTACACCTGGTACGCGGCAGGCTGGCAACGCAGCCATGTCAACACGGCGTGCAAGTTCCTCCTCCTGCAGCACGCCTTCGACGACCTGGGCTGCGCGGTCGTGGGTTTTCGGACGGACAACTTCAACTTCACCTCGCAGCGGGCCATCGCAGCGCTGGGCGCCAAACAGGATGGCGTCCTCCGTCACCACCAGGCTCGAGCGGACGGCACGGTGCGCGATTCCGTCATGTACAGCGTGCTCGCAGCCGAGTGGCCGGACGTGCGACGTCACCTGCTGGGCCGCATGGCGCGGCACGCCGGTCCCTGA